Within Thermococcus sp., the genomic segment ATCCCCTACCTGGCTGGTTCAACCTTACCTTACCGAGCGTCCCGGTAAGGATAGAAGGCAACTGGACGCCACAGTTCCAAAAGAACTACACCTTCAACGTAGGAAAACCAGGAAAATGGCAGATCTGGTTCCTACTCTTTAAGAACAAACAACCAAAACTTCCCACCTCCCCACCAGACGGCAACTACGCCGAAACCCCAGCGAAAAACCTGATCCTGAAGGCAATAAACGGGACGATACAGAGCCTCAAACTCAACGTGGTGGTGAAACCATGATCGGAATGATAATTGACATGGACGGTGTCATCTACCGGGGAAACGAACCGGTTGATGGGGCGAGGGAACTCATAGAGTTCCTGAAGGAGAGAAGAATCCCCTTCATATTCCTAACCAACAACTCCACAAAGACCCCGATGATGTACAGGGAAAAGCTCCTATCCATGGGAATAAACGTCCCGGAAGACCTCATCATCACCTCCGGCCTCGCAACACGACTCTACATGAAAAAACACCTCAAACCCGGAAAGATCTTGATCATAGGCGGAAAGGGCCTCCATGAGGAGATGAAACACCTCCGATGGGGAACCGTGAACATCAACGAAGCAAGGAAAGGCGCATGGAGAAAAGTCGAACACGTTGTCGTTGGCCTCGATCCGAAATTAACCTACGAAAAGCTCAAGTACGCCACTCTGGCTATAAGAAACGGTGCTACCTTCATAGGCACCAACCCCGACACCACCTACCCTGCCGAAGAGGGCCTCTACCCCGGCGCAGGTTCAATAATAGCCACGCTGAAAGCCTCAACCGACGTCGAGCCCCTAATAATAGGAAAACCCAACGAACCGGCCTACGAGGTGGCCAGGACAAAGCTCACCGGCGCCGAAGAGCTCTGGATGATCGGAGACAGGCTCGACACGGACATAGCCTTCGCAAAGCGCTTCGGCATGAAGGCAATAATGGTTCTGACAGGGGTAAGCAGCCTGAAAG encodes:
- a CDS encoding HAD-IIA family hydrolase, whose product is MIGMIIDMDGVIYRGNEPVDGARELIEFLKERRIPFIFLTNNSTKTPMMYREKLLSMGINVPEDLIITSGLATRLYMKKHLKPGKILIIGGKGLHEEMKHLRWGTVNINEARKGAWRKVEHVVVGLDPKLTYEKLKYATLAIRNGATFIGTNPDTTYPAEEGLYPGAGSIIATLKASTDVEPLIIGKPNEPAYEVARTKLTGAEELWMIGDRLDTDIAFAKRFGMKAIMVLTGVSSLKDVKETGIKPDLVVPSVRELLEHLKTILEESR